One genomic window of Bacillus mycoides includes the following:
- the gyrA gene encoding DNA gyrase subunit A yields the protein MSDNQQQARIREINISHEMRTSFLDYAMSVIVSRALPDVRDGLKPVHRRVLYAMNDLGITADKAYKKSARIVGEVIGKYHPHGDSAVYETMVRMAQDFSQRYMLVDGHGNFGSVDGDSAAAMRYTEARMSKISMELIRDITKNTIDYQDNYDGSEREPVVLPARFPNLLVNGTTGIAVGMATNIPPHQLGEVIDGVLALSHNPDITIAELMEYIPGPDFPTSGLILGRSGIRRAYETGRGSIILRAKVEIEERANGKQTIIVTELPYQVNKARLIEKIAELVRDKKIEGITDLRDESDRNGMRIVMEVRRDANANVLLNNLYKHTALQTSFGINMLSLVNGEPQVLNLKQNLYYYLEHQKVVIRRRTAYELEKAEARAHILEGLRIALDHLDEVITLIRSSKTADIAKQGLMERFGLSEKQAQAILDMRLQRLTGLEREKIEQEYQDLMKIIAELKAILADEEKVLEIIREELAEVKDRFNDKRRTEITIGGMEAIEDEDLIPEQNIAITLTHNGYIKRLPASTYKTQNRGGRGVQGMGTNDDDFVEHLLTTSTHDHILFFTNKGKVYRTKGYEIPEYSRTAKGIPIINLLGVDKGEWINAIIPIREFGDDQFLFFTTKQGISKRTPLSSFANIRTNGLIAISLREEDELISVRLTSGDKDIIVGTSNGMLIRFNEQDVRSMGRNAAGVKAITLGEEDQVVGMEIVEEDTNVLIVTKNGYGKRTPVEEYRLQSRGGKGLKTCNITDKNGKLVAVKSVTGEEDIMLITVAGVIIRMPVDQISQMGRNTQGVRLIRLGDEQEVATVAKAQKDEEEEEISEEVSSEE from the coding sequence ATGTCAGACAATCAACAACAAGCACGAATTCGAGAAATTAATATTAGTCATGAAATGCGTACCTCATTTTTAGATTACGCAATGAGTGTTATCGTGTCTCGTGCATTACCAGATGTTCGTGATGGATTAAAGCCGGTTCATCGTAGGGTTTTATATGCGATGAATGATTTAGGAATTACAGCTGATAAAGCATATAAGAAGTCGGCGCGTATTGTCGGCGAAGTAATTGGTAAGTATCACCCGCACGGTGATTCAGCTGTTTATGAAACAATGGTACGTATGGCGCAAGATTTTAGCCAACGTTACATGCTTGTTGATGGACATGGTAATTTCGGTTCTGTTGATGGAGATTCAGCGGCAGCAATGCGTTATACAGAAGCAAGAATGTCTAAGATTTCTATGGAATTAATACGCGATATTACAAAGAATACAATTGATTATCAAGATAACTATGATGGTTCTGAAAGAGAACCAGTTGTATTACCAGCGCGTTTCCCTAACTTATTAGTCAATGGTACGACGGGTATTGCGGTTGGTATGGCAACAAACATTCCACCGCATCAACTTGGAGAAGTAATTGATGGTGTGTTGGCATTAAGTCATAACCCTGATATCACTATCGCGGAATTAATGGAATATATTCCTGGACCAGACTTCCCAACATCAGGTTTAATCTTAGGGCGAAGTGGAATTCGAAGAGCTTACGAAACAGGTCGCGGTTCTATTATACTTCGTGCTAAAGTTGAAATTGAAGAAAGAGCAAATGGTAAACAAACTATTATCGTAACAGAACTACCTTATCAAGTTAATAAGGCGCGATTAATTGAAAAGATTGCAGAATTAGTTCGTGATAAGAAAATTGAAGGTATTACAGATTTACGTGATGAATCGGACCGAAATGGTATGCGTATCGTTATGGAAGTACGTCGTGATGCCAATGCCAATGTACTATTAAATAATCTATATAAACATACAGCACTTCAAACAAGTTTCGGTATTAATATGTTGTCTCTTGTAAATGGAGAGCCACAAGTCCTGAATTTAAAACAAAATCTATATTATTATTTAGAACATCAAAAGGTAGTAATTCGTAGACGTACTGCTTATGAATTAGAGAAAGCAGAAGCGCGTGCTCATATTTTAGAAGGATTACGAATTGCTTTAGATCATCTTGATGAAGTTATTACTTTAATCCGTAGTTCAAAAACAGCTGATATTGCAAAACAAGGTTTAATGGAACGTTTCGGCTTAAGTGAGAAACAAGCGCAAGCGATTTTAGATATGCGTTTGCAACGTTTAACCGGATTAGAGCGCGAAAAAATCGAACAAGAATATCAAGACTTAATGAAGATAATTGCGGAGTTAAAAGCAATCTTAGCAGACGAAGAAAAAGTTCTTGAAATTATTCGCGAGGAATTAGCTGAAGTAAAAGATCGTTTTAATGATAAGAGAAGAACGGAAATTACAATTGGCGGTATGGAAGCTATAGAGGATGAAGATTTAATCCCAGAACAAAATATCGCAATTACACTTACTCATAATGGTTATATTAAGAGGTTACCGGCTTCTACGTACAAAACACAGAACCGTGGGGGACGTGGTGTACAAGGAATGGGTACGAATGATGATGACTTTGTTGAACATCTATTAACAACGTCTACTCATGATCATATTTTATTCTTCACAAACAAGGGTAAAGTATACCGTACAAAAGGATATGAAATTCCAGAGTATAGTCGTACGGCAAAAGGCATACCAATTATTAATCTATTAGGGGTAGATAAGGGTGAGTGGATCAACGCTATTATTCCAATTCGTGAATTTGGTGACGACCAGTTCTTATTCTTTACAACGAAACAAGGTATTTCTAAGAGAACGCCGCTCTCATCATTTGCAAATATACGTACGAACGGTTTAATTGCAATTTCGCTTCGTGAAGAAGATGAATTAATTTCTGTACGTTTAACATCTGGTGATAAAGATATTATCGTAGGGACAAGCAACGGTATGTTGATTCGCTTCAATGAACAGGATGTACGTTCTATGGGCCGTAATGCAGCTGGTGTAAAAGCTATTACACTAGGCGAAGAGGACCAAGTAGTAGGTATGGAAATTGTTGAAGAGGATACGAATGTCTTAATCGTAACGAAGAACGGGTATGGTAAGCGTACGCCGGTTGAAGAGTATCGACTACAGAGTCGTGGTGGTAAAGGTCTGAAGACTTGTAACATTACAGACAAGAACGGTAAATTAGTAGCGGTTAAGTCTGTAACAGGTGAAGAAGACATTATGTTAATTACAGTAGCGGGTGTTATTATTCGTATGCCAGTTGATCAAATCTCTCAAATGGGGCGTAATACACAAGGTGTTCGTCTAATTCGATTAGGGGATGAGCAAGAGGTAGCGACAGTAGCAAAAGCACAAAAGGATGAAGAAGAAGAAGAAATTAGCGAAGAGGTTTCTTCTGAAGAATAA
- a CDS encoding YaaC family protein: MHQTHCTWQQLSFFFSSQNVQRYLARCYEKSSIQDAEKKSFENCYPFIYYLEHGKNYYELYKVAPFSIQPMLLFYGISQLFKACLLTIDPNYPESTTVLAHGVTTRKRKKQGYQFLEDEVKIQKNGLFTHVAEQLFHMKHLEAEKFNMLELMGNIPELQNLLRYSQKVSTLYKIDSTNKNELSFSVNILDRLHMTKERFSRYIETTCKHLSIQHVPEKNNELNLFFSAPIQSWNPMYSTPLYYEHLTDTYYLPLTTEPRNSKPVLPELLVHYLLLYNLSMISRYETDWWYDLLGSYGSEDYPFIYQFLNISAQKIPYYISTFLLTEPGLFHGK, encoded by the coding sequence ATGCATCAAACACATTGCACTTGGCAGCAATTAAGTTTCTTTTTTTCATCTCAAAATGTACAACGTTATCTTGCCCGTTGTTATGAAAAATCCTCCATACAAGATGCTGAAAAAAAAAGTTTTGAAAACTGTTATCCCTTTATTTACTACTTAGAACACGGGAAAAATTATTATGAATTATATAAGGTGGCCCCCTTTTCGATTCAGCCAATGTTGTTATTTTATGGAATTAGCCAACTGTTTAAAGCTTGCTTGTTAACTATTGATCCTAACTACCCAGAATCAACTACTGTTTTAGCTCATGGCGTTACAACTCGTAAACGAAAAAAACAGGGGTATCAATTTTTAGAAGATGAGGTGAAAATACAGAAAAACGGATTGTTTACTCACGTTGCAGAACAACTGTTTCACATGAAACACTTAGAAGCGGAGAAGTTTAATATGTTAGAGCTAATGGGGAATATTCCTGAATTACAAAATTTGTTGCGCTATAGTCAAAAAGTATCAACTTTATATAAGATCGATTCAACAAATAAAAATGAGCTCTCCTTTTCAGTCAATATATTAGATCGATTACATATGACTAAAGAGCGATTTTCTCGTTACATCGAAACAACTTGTAAGCATTTATCAATACAACACGTACCTGAGAAAAATAATGAATTAAATTTGTTTTTTTCGGCACCTATTCAATCATGGAATCCTATGTATAGTACACCTTTATACTACGAGCATCTTACTGACACTTATTATTTACCACTTACAACCGAACCTAGAAACTCTAAACCAGTGTTGCCTGAGCTCCTTGTTCACTATTTATTGCTCTATAATTTAAGCATGATTTCTAGGTACGAAACAGATTGGTGGTATGACTTACTTGGAAGCTATGGCTCTGAAGATTATCCATTTATTTATCAGTTTCTCAATATTTCTGCTCAAAAAATCCCTTACTATATTTCAACATTTTTACTAACAGAACCGGGCCTATTTCATGGGAAATAA
- the guaB gene encoding IMP dehydrogenase: MWESKFVKEGLTFDDVLLVPARSDILPREVSVKTVLSESLQLNIPLISAGMDTVTEADMAIAMARQGGLGIIHKNMSIEQQAEQVDKVKRSESGVISDPFFLTPEHQVYDAEHLMGKYRISGVPVVNNLDERKLVGIITNRDMRFIQDYSIKISDVMTKEQLITAPVGTTLEEAEKILQKYKIEKLPLVDNNGVLQGLITIKDIEKVIEFPNSAKDKQGRLLVGAAVGVTADAMLRIDALVKASVDAIVLDTAHGHSKGVIEKVKEVRAKYPALNIIAGNVATAEATKALIEAGANVVKVGIGPGSICTTRVVAGVGVPQLTAVYDCATEARKHGIPVIADGGVKYSGDMVKALAAGAHVVMLGSMFAGVAESPGETEIYQGRQFKVYRGMGSVGAMEKGSKDRYFQEGNKKLVPEGIEGRVPYKGPLADTVHQLVGGLRAGMGYCGAQNLEFLRENAQFIRMSGAGLRESHPHHVQITKEAPNYSL, encoded by the coding sequence ATGTGGGAATCTAAATTTGTTAAAGAAGGTTTGACTTTTGATGATGTATTACTTGTACCAGCGAGGTCAGATATATTACCAAGAGAAGTAAGTGTTAAAACAGTTTTATCTGAAAGCTTACAGCTAAACATCCCGTTAATTAGTGCAGGAATGGATACAGTAACAGAAGCTGACATGGCTATTGCAATGGCTCGCCAAGGCGGTTTAGGAATTATTCATAAGAATATGTCTATTGAGCAACAGGCAGAGCAAGTTGATAAAGTAAAGCGCTCTGAAAGCGGCGTTATTTCAGATCCTTTCTTCTTAACTCCAGAACATCAAGTATATGATGCAGAACATCTTATGGGAAAATATCGTATCTCAGGTGTACCAGTTGTAAATAATTTAGATGAGCGAAAATTAGTTGGTATTATTACAAATCGTGATATGCGTTTCATCCAAGACTACTCAATCAAAATTTCTGACGTAATGACAAAAGAACAGTTAATTACAGCTCCAGTTGGTACTACACTGGAAGAAGCTGAAAAGATCCTACAAAAGTATAAAATTGAAAAGCTCCCTCTTGTTGATAATAACGGTGTATTACAAGGGCTTATTACAATAAAAGATATTGAAAAAGTAATTGAATTCCCAAACTCTGCTAAAGATAAGCAAGGACGCTTATTAGTTGGAGCAGCTGTTGGTGTAACGGCTGATGCTATGCTTCGTATCGATGCATTAGTAAAAGCTAGCGTAGATGCAATTGTACTTGATACAGCTCATGGGCATTCTAAAGGTGTTATTGAAAAGGTAAAAGAAGTTCGTGCGAAATATCCAGCACTAAATATTATCGCTGGAAATGTTGCTACAGCTGAAGCAACGAAAGCATTAATTGAGGCTGGTGCAAACGTAGTTAAAGTTGGTATTGGACCAGGTTCTATTTGTACAACGCGTGTTGTAGCTGGTGTTGGTGTACCACAATTAACAGCAGTGTATGATTGTGCAACAGAAGCTCGTAAACACGGTATTCCAGTTATTGCTGATGGCGGTGTTAAGTACTCTGGTGATATGGTTAAAGCTTTAGCAGCAGGAGCACACGTTGTTATGCTAGGTAGTATGTTTGCTGGTGTTGCTGAAAGCCCTGGAGAAACTGAAATTTACCAAGGTCGCCAATTTAAAGTATATCGTGGTATGGGTTCTGTTGGAGCGATGGAAAAAGGAAGTAAAGATCGTTACTTCCAAGAAGGAAACAAAAAACTTGTTCCTGAAGGTATTGAAGGACGCGTACCATATAAAGGACCTTTAGCAGATACAGTTCATCAATTAGTTGGTGGATTACGTGCAGGTATGGGATATTGCGGAGCACAGAATTTAGAATTCTTACGTGAGAATGCACAGTTCATTCGTATGTCAGGTGCAGGTTTACGTGAAAGCCATCCTCATCACGTACAGATTACAAAAGAGGCTCCAAACTACTCATTATAA
- a CDS encoding D-alanyl-D-alanine carboxypeptidase family protein: MFCKRFIALVTVLTIACSMLVPYSNASAETGAALNIEAGAAILVEANSGKILYQKNADELLSIASMTKMMSEYLVNEAIAKGKLKWDQKVKVSEYAYNISQDRSLSNVPLRNGESYTVKELYEAMAIYSANGATIALAEAVAGKEVDFVKMMNDKSKEFGLKNYKFVNSTGLTNKDLKGHHPEGTTPDEENKMSARDVAILAQRLIQDFPKTLDIAKISKKVFREGTPDRIEMPNWNWMLKGLIKEYEGVDGLKTGSTPEAGDCFTGTIERNGMRFISVVIKTKSHTARFDETKKLYDYGFANFEMKKMYEKGSSVKGKETVRVENAKDKDVAVQTKQAVSLPVPKGSKDVYKTEFKEGNKGQEAPMKKGVALGQMVVTSKDSNDPGFLSGKSLQVDLITKSEVEEAGWFTRSMRGIGSFFSGMWNSAVDTVKGWF; this comes from the coding sequence ATGTTTTGCAAAAGATTCATTGCGTTGGTAACAGTGCTTACAATAGCTTGTAGCATGCTTGTACCATATAGCAATGCATCAGCAGAAACAGGAGCCGCTTTAAACATTGAAGCAGGTGCGGCAATTTTAGTAGAAGCGAATTCTGGGAAGATTTTATATCAAAAAAATGCAGATGAGTTATTATCAATTGCTAGTATGACAAAAATGATGAGTGAATACCTAGTGAACGAGGCTATTGCGAAAGGGAAACTAAAATGGGATCAAAAAGTTAAGGTTTCCGAATATGCGTATAACATTTCGCAAGATCGTTCATTATCGAACGTGCCTCTACGAAATGGTGAATCTTATACAGTAAAAGAGCTATACGAAGCAATGGCAATTTATTCTGCTAATGGTGCAACGATAGCGTTAGCTGAAGCAGTTGCTGGAAAAGAAGTAGACTTTGTAAAAATGATGAATGATAAATCGAAAGAGTTTGGATTAAAAAATTATAAGTTTGTAAATTCTACGGGCTTAACGAACAAAGATTTAAAAGGACACCATCCTGAAGGGACAACTCCAGATGAAGAAAATAAAATGTCTGCGAGAGATGTAGCAATTTTAGCACAACGTCTTATTCAAGATTTCCCTAAAACATTAGACATAGCAAAAATTTCAAAAAAAGTATTCCGTGAAGGTACTCCGGATCGGATCGAAATGCCTAACTGGAACTGGATGTTAAAAGGGTTAATTAAGGAATACGAAGGCGTAGATGGTCTGAAAACAGGATCAACTCCAGAAGCAGGAGATTGTTTCACTGGTACGATTGAAAGAAATGGTATGCGTTTCATTTCTGTAGTTATTAAAACAAAATCTCACACGGCAAGATTTGATGAGACAAAGAAATTATATGATTATGGCTTTGCTAACTTTGAAATGAAGAAAATGTACGAAAAAGGTTCTTCGGTCAAAGGAAAAGAAACAGTAAGAGTTGAAAATGCGAAAGATAAAGATGTAGCAGTTCAAACGAAGCAAGCTGTTTCACTTCCTGTGCCAAAGGGAAGTAAAGACGTTTATAAAACAGAATTTAAAGAAGGAAATAAGGGACAAGAAGCACCTATGAAAAAGGGAGTTGCACTTGGCCAAATGGTTGTAACGTCTAAAGATAGTAATGATCCCGGATTTTTATCAGGAAAATCATTACAAGTAGACCTTATAACAAAATCTGAAGTAGAAGAGGCAGGCTGGTTCACACGTTCTATGCGCGGAATTGGTTCTTTCTTTAGTGGTATGTGGAATAGTGCTGTTGATACAGTAAAAGGTTGGTTTTAA
- the pdxS gene encoding pyridoxal 5'-phosphate synthase lyase subunit PdxS, translating to MTNVTGTERVKRGMAEMQKGGVIMDVVNAEQARIAEEAGAVAVMALERVPADIRAAGGVSRMADPTIVEEVMGAVSIPVMAKCRIGHLVEARVLESLGVDYIDESEVLTPADEVYHLNKRDYTVPFVCGCRDIGEAARRIAEGASMLRTKGEPGTGNIVEAVRHMRQVNAEIRQVANLREDELMTYAKNTGAPYEVLLEIKRLGRLPVVNFAAGGVATPADAALMMQLGADGVFVGSGIFKSENPEKFARAIVEATTHYEDYELIASLSKGLGNAMKGVEISTLLPEQRMQERGW from the coding sequence ATGACAAATGTAACAGGGACAGAACGTGTAAAACGTGGAATGGCAGAAATGCAAAAGGGCGGCGTTATTATGGACGTAGTTAACGCCGAGCAAGCAAGGATTGCAGAAGAGGCAGGTGCAGTTGCTGTTATGGCATTAGAGCGTGTACCTGCAGATATTCGTGCAGCAGGTGGCGTTTCTCGTATGGCAGATCCAACAATTGTTGAAGAAGTTATGGGTGCTGTATCAATTCCGGTTATGGCAAAATGCCGTATCGGTCACCTTGTAGAAGCACGTGTATTAGAATCATTAGGGGTAGACTATATCGATGAGAGTGAAGTATTAACTCCTGCTGATGAAGTATACCATTTAAATAAACGTGATTACACAGTTCCGTTTGTATGTGGTTGCCGCGATATCGGAGAAGCTGCACGTCGTATTGCAGAAGGTGCATCTATGCTTCGTACAAAAGGTGAACCAGGAACAGGAAACATTGTAGAGGCAGTGCGTCATATGCGCCAAGTCAATGCAGAAATCCGTCAAGTTGCAAATCTACGTGAAGATGAGTTAATGACATATGCAAAAAATACTGGTGCTCCTTATGAAGTACTACTTGAAATTAAACGCCTTGGTCGCCTACCAGTTGTAAACTTTGCAGCAGGTGGTGTAGCAACACCAGCAGATGCAGCGTTAATGATGCAACTTGGTGCTGATGGTGTATTTGTTGGATCTGGTATTTTCAAATCAGAGAACCCAGAGAAATTTGCACGTGCAATCGTTGAAGCAACGACTCATTATGAAGATTACGAACTAATTGCAAGCCTTTCTAAAGGATTAGGTAATGCAATGAAAGGTGTCGAAATTTCAACGTTATTACCAGAACAACGCATGCAAGAGCGCGGATGGTAA
- the pdxT gene encoding pyridoxal 5'-phosphate synthase glutaminase subunit PdxT has product MVKIGVLGLQGAVREHVKSVEASGAEAVVVKRIEQLEEIDGLILPGGESTTMRRLIDKYAFMEPLRTFAKSGKPMFGTCAGMILLAKTLIGYEEAHIGAMDITVERNAFGRQKDSFEAALSMKGVGEDFIGVFIRAPYVVNVADDVEVLSTHGDRMVAVRQNQFLAASFHPELTDDHRVTAYFVEMVKEAKMKKVV; this is encoded by the coding sequence ATGGTGAAAATCGGTGTGCTAGGTCTTCAAGGTGCAGTTCGTGAGCATGTGAAATCAGTTGAGGCAAGTGGTGCAGAAGCTGTTGTTGTAAAGCGTATAGAACAACTTGAAGAGATTGATGGTCTTATTTTACCAGGCGGTGAAAGTACAACAATGCGCCGTCTTATTGACAAATATGCTTTCATGGAGCCTCTTCGTACATTTGCGAAGTCTGGTAAACCAATGTTTGGTACATGTGCAGGTATGATTCTTCTTGCGAAAACACTTATTGGTTATGAAGAAGCACATATTGGTGCTATGGATATTACGGTTGAGCGCAATGCGTTCGGACGCCAAAAGGATAGTTTTGAAGCTGCACTTTCAATGAAAGGTGTGGGAGAGGACTTTATTGGTGTATTTATCCGTGCTCCGTATGTTGTAAATGTAGCTGATGATGTTGAAGTACTTTCTACACATGGAGATCGAATGGTAGCAGTAAGACAAAATCAGTTTTTAGCTGCGTCATTCCATCCAGAATTAACGGATGATCATCGTGTGACAGCATACTTTGTAGAAATGGTAAAAGAAGCGAAAATGAAAAAAGTTGTATAA
- the serS gene encoding serine--tRNA ligase, with amino-acid sequence MLDIKFLRTNFEEVKAKLQHRGEDLTDFGRFEELDTRRRELLVQTEELKSKRNEVSQQISVLKREKKDAEALILEMREVGEKVKDLDNELRTVEEDLERLMLSIPNIPHESAPVGETEDDNVVARTWGEVKEFTYEPKPHWDLATDLGILDFERAGKVTGSRFVFYKGAGARLERALISFMLDLHTDEHGYEEVLPPYMVNRASMTGTGQLPKFEEDAFRIESEDYFLIPTAEVPVTNMHRDEILSKEQLPIRYAAFSSCFRSEAGSAGRDTRGLIRQHQFNKVELVKFVKPEDSYEELEKLTNDAERVLQLLELPYRVMSMCTGDLGFTAAKKYDIEVWIPSYGTYREISSCSNFEAFQARRANIRFRREPNGKPEHVHTLNGSGLAIGRTVAAILENYQQEDGTIIIPEVLRPYMGGKTVIK; translated from the coding sequence ATGCTTGATATTAAATTTTTACGTACAAATTTTGAAGAAGTAAAGGCAAAATTACAGCATAGAGGCGAAGATTTAACTGATTTTGGTCGCTTTGAAGAACTGGATACGAGAAGAAGAGAGTTACTTGTTCAAACAGAGGAACTAAAAAGTAAACGTAACGAAGTATCTCAACAAATCTCTGTATTGAAGCGTGAAAAGAAAGATGCGGAAGCTCTAATTCTAGAAATGCGTGAAGTTGGGGAGAAAGTAAAAGATCTTGATAATGAACTTCGTACAGTTGAAGAAGACTTAGAAAGATTAATGTTATCTATTCCGAATATCCCTCATGAATCTGCTCCAGTTGGCGAAACAGAGGATGATAATGTAGTAGCGCGTACTTGGGGAGAAGTGAAAGAATTTACTTATGAACCAAAACCACATTGGGATCTTGCTACTGATTTAGGGATTTTAGATTTTGAACGTGCTGGGAAAGTAACAGGAAGCCGATTTGTATTTTACAAAGGTGCTGGTGCAAGATTAGAGCGTGCTTTAATTAGCTTTATGCTTGATCTTCATACTGACGAGCATGGATATGAAGAAGTATTACCTCCGTATATGGTAAACCGTGCAAGTATGACAGGAACAGGACAACTTCCGAAGTTTGAAGAAGATGCATTCCGTATTGAAAGTGAGGATTACTTCTTAATTCCAACAGCTGAAGTACCTGTAACGAATATGCATCGTGATGAGATTTTAAGTAAAGAGCAATTGCCTATACGATATGCGGCATTTAGCTCATGTTTCCGTTCTGAAGCAGGTTCAGCTGGTCGTGATACACGTGGTTTAATCCGTCAGCATCAGTTTAATAAAGTGGAGCTTGTGAAGTTCGTAAAACCAGAAGATTCTTATGAAGAGTTAGAAAAATTAACAAATGATGCAGAACGCGTGTTACAATTATTAGAGTTGCCATATCGCGTTATGAGCATGTGCACAGGAGATTTAGGATTTACAGCAGCGAAGAAATACGATATTGAAGTATGGATTCCAAGCTATGGCACATATCGTGAAATTTCTTCTTGTAGTAATTTTGAGGCCTTCCAAGCGAGACGTGCGAATATCCGTTTCCGCCGTGAGCCAAATGGTAAACCGGAACATGTTCATACACTAAATGGATCTGGTCTTGCAATTGGACGTACAGTGGCAGCTATTTTAGAGAACTACCAACAAGAAGATGGTACAATTATAATTCCAGAAGTTCTTCGCCCTTATATGGGAGGAAAAACAGTTATTAAATAA
- a CDS encoding DUF3797 domain-containing protein — protein sequence MDLIIQTFPLDGKTLYYVQCPVCKNNRILNSGANVSRIISDDTFRKLCGCTCDVKQVAKKVEVPKEAEKPAVQKEVTPKRTGKLLTAVINGKEMTVKEIAETYDISTSTVRQRINAGKPESEIIAPTKKKK from the coding sequence ATGGATCTTATTATACAAACGTTTCCTTTAGATGGAAAAACTTTATATTATGTACAATGTCCTGTCTGTAAGAACAATAGAATTTTAAACAGTGGTGCAAATGTGTCGCGCATTATAAGTGATGATACATTCCGTAAACTTTGTGGTTGCACTTGTGATGTGAAACAGGTTGCAAAAAAAGTAGAGGTGCCAAAAGAAGCTGAAAAACCAGCTGTGCAAAAAGAAGTAACTCCAAAACGTACAGGGAAATTACTAACAGCAGTAATTAATGGGAAAGAAATGACCGTTAAAGAGATTGCTGAAACATATGATATTAGTACGAGTACTGTTCGTCAGCGTATTAATGCTGGAAAGCCAGAGAGTGAAATTATTGCTCCAACGAAAAAGAAAAAGTAA
- a CDS encoding deoxynucleoside kinase, with translation MNLRQKYDIPNDAVITIAGTVGVGKSTMTTALANALGYRTSFEKVDSNPYLDKFYADFTRWSFHLQVYFLAERFKEQKRIFEYGGGFVQDRSIYEDTGIFAKMHHEKGTMTETDYETYKGLFDAMVMTPYFPHPDLLIYLEGSFDDIVDRIQERGRPMEQQTPIEYWKEMHGRYDNWINNFNSCPILRLNINEYDILKDGDSIEPIIKKIGHFLKQTRKLVK, from the coding sequence ATGAATTTAAGGCAAAAATATGATATACCAAATGATGCAGTTATCACTATTGCTGGAACAGTAGGTGTCGGTAAATCCACTATGACAACTGCATTAGCTAACGCTTTAGGTTATCGTACATCTTTTGAAAAAGTAGATTCCAACCCATATTTGGACAAGTTCTATGCTGATTTCACACGCTGGAGCTTTCACTTACAAGTGTACTTTTTAGCAGAACGATTTAAAGAACAAAAAAGAATTTTCGAATATGGTGGCGGTTTTGTTCAAGACCGTTCTATCTATGAGGACACTGGTATTTTCGCAAAGATGCATCACGAAAAAGGTACAATGACTGAAACTGATTATGAAACATACAAAGGTTTATTTGATGCTATGGTCATGACTCCTTACTTCCCTCATCCAGACTTATTAATTTACCTAGAAGGTTCGTTTGATGATATTGTCGATCGTATTCAAGAACGAGGACGTCCAATGGAGCAGCAAACACCAATTGAGTATTGGAAAGAGATGCATGGACGTTACGATAACTGGATTAATAACTTTAATTCATGCCCTATTTTACGATTAAACATTAATGAATACGATATTTTAAAAGATGGCGATTCAATCGAACCAATCATTAAAAAAATTGGACATTTTTTAAAACAAACACGTAAACTTGTAAAATAA
- a CDS encoding deoxynucleoside kinase produces the protein MTGVPFITVEGPIGVGKTSLAKELSTHMQLHLLKEIVDENPFLGKFYEDIDEWSFQTEMFFLCNRYKQLEDINIKYLNQRKPVVADYHIFKNLIFASRTLKDSQYDKYMQIYRILTQDMPVPNVIVYLTASLETLQKRIAMRGREFEKNMDPNYLLQLTKDYETAMDAFKKDHPDIPVLKFNGDDMDFVRNPDDLNVILSALQNTLLKESK, from the coding sequence GTGACCGGAGTACCATTTATCACGGTTGAAGGACCAATTGGTGTTGGAAAAACTTCACTTGCGAAGGAACTTTCAACTCACATGCAACTCCACTTACTAAAAGAGATTGTTGATGAAAATCCTTTTTTAGGAAAATTTTATGAAGACATCGACGAATGGAGTTTTCAAACAGAGATGTTCTTTCTTTGTAATAGATACAAACAACTAGAGGATATTAACATAAAGTATTTAAATCAAAGGAAGCCTGTAGTAGCAGATTATCATATATTTAAAAATTTAATTTTTGCATCCCGTACATTAAAAGATTCTCAATATGACAAGTACATGCAAATTTATCGCATTCTTACGCAAGATATGCCTGTACCAAATGTCATCGTTTATTTAACAGCGAGCCTAGAAACATTACAAAAACGAATTGCGATGCGCGGAAGAGAATTCGAAAAAAATATGGATCCAAATTACTTACTACAGCTTACAAAAGATTACGAAACAGCAATGGATGCTTTCAAAAAGGACCATCCAGATATTCCAGTATTGAAATTTAATGGAGACGATATGGATTTTGTAAGAAATCCTGATGATTTAAATGTCATCTTATCCGCTCTTCAAAATACTCTCTTGAAGGAGTCGAAATAA